From one Felis catus isolate Fca126 chromosome E2, F.catus_Fca126_mat1.0, whole genome shotgun sequence genomic stretch:
- the LOC109494897 gene encoding 40S ribosomal protein S29-like, translating to MGLELCTINLESLPLGGVLKIAMAFCLIVSESKMGHQQLYWSHLRKFGQGSHSCCICWNQQGLTQKYTLSMCCQYFRQSVKDIGFIRLH from the coding sequence ATGGGATTGGAACTGTGTACTATAAATCTAGAATCTCTGCCTCTTGGAGGAGTATTAAAGATTGCTATGGCCTTTTGCCTCATTGTATCTGAGAGCAAAATGGGTCACCAACAGCTGTACTGGAGCCATCTGAGGAAATTTGGCCAGGGGTCTCATTCTTGCTGCATTTGCTGGAACCAGCAGGGTCTGACCCAGAAATACACTCTCAGTATGTGCTGCCAGTACTTCCGTCAGTCCGTGAAGGATATAGGCTTCATTAGGTTACATTAA